The Pigmentiphaga aceris DNA segment GCGCGCCTGCGCCCGCGCCGGCATCAAGACCGTCTGCTACAACTTCATGCCCGTGGTCGACTGGACCCGCACCGACCTGATGTGGCAGTTGCCGTCCACCGGCCATGCGCTGCGTTTCGACATGACCGATTTTGCGGCCTATGACTTGTTCATGCTGCGCAGGCCGGGTGCGGCGCAGTCATTCACGCCGGAGATTGCCGCTGCCGCCGAAGTGCGTTTTGCGGCCATGTCGGCCGACGACCGCACGCGGCTGGAACGCACCATCATCGCCGGCCTGCCCGGTGCTGATTTTTCCTACGACCAGACTGCGCTGCGCCAGCGCATCGACGCCTACGAGAACACCGATGCTGCAGACCTGGCGGCCAACCTGACGCATTTCCTGTCCGAAGTTGCGCCGGTTGCGCAGGCGGAAGGTGTGCACCTTGGCATTCACCCGGACGACCCACCGCTGCCGCTGTTCGGCCTGCCGCGTGTGGTGTCGACCGCCAGCGACCTGCGTCGCATTCTGGCCAGCGTGCCAGTCGATGCCAGCGGCCTGACCTTCTGCGTGGGATCGCTGGGCTCGCGCGCCGACAACCCGCTGGTCGAGATGGCGACGGAATTTGCATCACGCATCCACTTCGCGCACCTGCGCGATGTGGCACGTGAAGACGATGGCTCGTTCTACGAAGCAGACCACCTGGACGGCTCGAACGACATGGTGGGCGTCATCGACGCCCTGCTTGCAGAAGAGCGTCGCCGTGCCGCAGATGGTCACGCACAGGCGGCCATTCCCCTGCGTCCGGACCACGGTCATCTGCTGGGCGACGACGGCGACAAGCGCAGCAACCCGGGGTATTCGTACATCGGTCGCTTGAAGGGTCTGGCAGAGATACGCGGGGTGATGCGGGCACTGGATCGCGCCACGCATCGACCCTGACGCCACCGGCCCGACAGAAGCCTGATCCGGTGTTGGCATCGCGCATCGATGGCGACACCGGAATCAGCTATGTGGAAACACCCACAGCAGCCCTGCCGTCATCGACAGATAGCGCAGGAATTTCCCGATTGCCATGTACAGCGCGCAACGCGCTGCCGGCCAGCGCATCCAGCCACCGACGGCACACAAAGGATCACCCACCACGGGCAGCCAGGACAGCAGCAGGGTCTTGGGCCCCAGGCGCACCAGCCAATCGTGCATGGCGCGCCGGATGCGGTGATGTTCCGGGTGCGGGTTGTGATGCGGTCGAAGCGGAACATGGGGTTCCGTCGCATGCGCGTCAGCCCCGTCCGCATGCTCGGCATCATGCGAATGCCGCACCTTCTCCACCGCCTTGTGCGCGCCCAGCCCCATGTAATAGGTGATCATGCCGCCCGCCGTATTGCCCGCGGTCGCTACCAGCATGGCCGTCCAGAACATGTCAGGTGCCACCTTCACATAGCCGAACACCGCCGCCTCGGAGCCAATCGGCAACAAGGTGGCGGACAAGAGCGTCACGATGAAAATCGCGGACAAGCCCACACCGGGCAGCGCCACGGCTGCAAGCAGCCAGGCTATCGATTCGTTGAACCAGGTTTCCATGGGGAAGCAGTGTAGCGGTAGAGAAACGAGCATTTGTGTCAAACTTCTTGTTTCCCTTGACTGGCCGTGACATGTCCACCGACTACCTGAAACGCATCCTTACCGCCAAGGTCTACGACGTTGCCGTCGAGACCCCCCTGGAACGCGCTCCGGATTTGTCGGCACGAATTAACAACACGGTGCTGCTCAAACGGGAAGACGCGCAGGAAGTCTTCAGCTTCAAGCTGCGTGGTGCCTACAACAAAATGGCGAATCTGCCGCCCAAGCTGCTGGCACGCGGCGTGATCGCAGCATCTGCCGGCAATCACGCGCAAGGTGTGGCCCTGGCTGCCCAGCGCCTGGGCTGCCGCGCCGTGATCGTCATGCCGGTGACCACGCCGAATGTGAAGATCGACGCCGTGAAAAAGCGCGGTGCCGAAGTCGTGTTGTCCGGCGACAGCTTCACCGACGCCTACCTGCACGCGCAAACCATCCAGAAAGCACAGAAACTTACCTTCGTGCATCCGTTTGACGACCCGGACGTGATCGCCGGTCAGGGTACGGTCGGCATGGAAATCCTGCGCCAGCACCCGGGCCCCATCGACGCCATCTTCGTGGCCATCGGCGGTGGCGGGCTGATCTCGGGCGTGGCGGCCTACATCAAGCAACTGCGTCCCGAGATCAAGATCATCGGCGTGCAGACCGAGGACTCCAATGCGATGATCCGCAGCGTGCAGAAAGGACGTCGTGTGCAGTTGACGGACGTCGGCCTGTTCTCGGACGGCACGGCCGTGAAGCTTGTCGGCGCAGAAACCTTCCGCCTGACGCGCAAGTACGTGGACGACTTCGTCACCGTCGATACCGATGCCATCTGTGCCGGTATCAAGGACGTATTCCAGGACACCCGCAGCGTGCTGGAACCCGCTGGTGCCCTGGCATTGGCCGGTTTGAAGCAGTACGCC contains these protein-coding regions:
- the uxuA gene encoding mannonate dehydratase, with the translated sequence MEQTWRWFGPADPIPLAHIRQAGATGIVTALHHVPSGVAWSDAEVAARKREIEAAGLTWSVAESIPTPESIKLRNADCATAIEVWKESLRACARAGIKTVCYNFMPVVDWTRTDLMWQLPSTGHALRFDMTDFAAYDLFMLRRPGAAQSFTPEIAAAAEVRFAAMSADDRTRLERTIIAGLPGADFSYDQTALRQRIDAYENTDAADLAANLTHFLSEVAPVAQAEGVHLGIHPDDPPLPLFGLPRVVSTASDLRRILASVPVDASGLTFCVGSLGSRADNPLVEMATEFASRIHFAHLRDVAREDDGSFYEADHLDGSNDMVGVIDALLAEERRRAADGHAQAAIPLRPDHGHLLGDDGDKRSNPGYSYIGRLKGLAEIRGVMRALDRATHRP
- a CDS encoding YqaA family protein, which codes for METWFNESIAWLLAAVALPGVGLSAIFIVTLLSATLLPIGSEAAVFGYVKVAPDMFWTAMLVATAGNTAGGMITYYMGLGAHKAVEKVRHSHDAEHADGADAHATEPHVPLRPHHNPHPEHHRIRRAMHDWLVRLGPKTLLLSWLPVVGDPLCAVGGWMRWPAARCALYMAIGKFLRYLSMTAGLLWVFPHS
- the ilvA gene encoding threonine ammonia-lyase, biosynthetic — protein: MSTDYLKRILTAKVYDVAVETPLERAPDLSARINNTVLLKREDAQEVFSFKLRGAYNKMANLPPKLLARGVIAASAGNHAQGVALAAQRLGCRAVIVMPVTTPNVKIDAVKKRGAEVVLSGDSFTDAYLHAQTIQKAQKLTFVHPFDDPDVIAGQGTVGMEILRQHPGPIDAIFVAIGGGGLISGVAAYIKQLRPEIKIIGVQTEDSNAMIRSVQKGRRVQLTDVGLFSDGTAVKLVGAETFRLTRKYVDDFVTVDTDAICAGIKDVFQDTRSVLEPAGALALAGLKQYAAEHKLKGKTLIAIACGANMNFDRLRFVSERAEVGEAREAVFAVTIPEERGSFRRFCEQVGNRNVTEFNYRIADAEKAHVFVGVQITAASESDKIAAGFRRAGFTALDLTHDELGKTHLRHMVGGATALAENEVLYRFEFPERPGALMRFLESMSPNWNISLFHYRNQGADYGRILVGIQVPAAEKRTFKTFLSEIGYPHWDETDNPAYRLFLR